One Avibacterium avium genomic window carries:
- a CDS encoding 3-phenylpropionate MFS transporter, whose amino-acid sequence MKISPFNWLALSFFGYYCAYGVFVPFFPAWLKSQSYNEEIIGFIIASSYVFRFLGGIVFSAMIKKAGHLLNALRYLAWASCGVMLYMSFVAESFPLLCLGIALFAMINAAGMPLSDTLATTWQQQINLDYGKARLIGSAAFVVGVTLFGNIIGFIGENYTVWILTALLALYAIMQMTTPKILPQDTQTSAVENSVGFLQLLKNKCTLRLIIAISLIQGSHAAYYAYSVLYWQSIGISVQTTSLLWGLSVVAEILLFFFSTKLFRFWKVSTLFYCAAIACVVRWGVLGSATSLWLIALVQLLHSLTYALGHYAMVRYITTQPQNAMAKLQGLYNGISGSAVIALLTALAGVLYPISPQMAFTSMMIFALLALPIIPRKVEAFLIRRVE is encoded by the coding sequence ATGAAAATCAGCCCTTTTAATTGGTTAGCCTTGAGCTTTTTCGGCTATTACTGCGCCTATGGCGTGTTTGTGCCATTTTTCCCCGCGTGGTTGAAATCGCAATCTTACAACGAAGAAATCATCGGCTTTATTATTGCCAGTTCTTATGTCTTCCGCTTTTTAGGTGGGATCGTTTTCTCCGCAATGATTAAAAAAGCAGGGCATTTGCTCAATGCCTTACGGTATCTCGCTTGGGCAAGTTGTGGCGTAATGCTTTATATGAGCTTTGTGGCGGAAAGCTTCCCCTTGCTTTGCCTTGGTATAGCCTTATTTGCCATGATTAATGCGGCAGGAATGCCGTTAAGCGACACCCTTGCGACAACTTGGCAACAGCAAATAAATTTGGATTATGGCAAAGCGCGATTGATTGGTTCCGCTGCCTTTGTGGTGGGCGTAACGCTGTTTGGCAATATTATTGGCTTTATTGGCGAAAATTATACAGTATGGATTTTAACCGCATTGTTAGCCCTTTATGCCATAATGCAAATGACCACACCAAAGATTTTGCCACAAGATACACAGACAAGTGCGGTGGAAAATTCCGTTGGGTTTTTGCAGTTATTAAAAAATAAATGTACGTTACGTTTAATTATTGCCATTTCTCTTATTCAAGGTTCGCACGCCGCTTATTATGCTTATAGCGTGCTGTATTGGCAAAGCATCGGCATTTCTGTGCAGACAACCAGTTTACTGTGGGGATTAAGCGTGGTGGCGGAAATTTTGCTCTTTTTCTTTTCCACCAAATTATTTCGTTTCTGGAAGGTCAGCACCCTGTTTTACTGCGCTGCTATCGCCTGCGTGGTGCGTTGGGGCGTGTTAGGCAGTGCGACAAGCCTTTGGCTAATTGCCTTAGTGCAATTATTGCACAGCTTAACTTATGCCCTTGGTCATTACGCAATGGTGCGTTACATCACCACGCAACCACAAAATGCAATGGCGAAATTGCAAGGCTTGTATAACGGCATTTCAGGCTCAGCAGTGATCGCCTTGCTCACTGCGTTGGCTGGCGTGTTATACCCAATTTCGCCACAAATGGCATTTACCTCAATGATGATTTTTGCCTTACTCGCGTTGCCGATTATTCCGCGCAAGGTAGAAGCATTTTTGATTCGACGTGTGGAGTAG
- the proC gene encoding pyrroline-5-carboxylate reductase, giving the protein MQQKLITFIGGGNMAQAIVFGLLKQGYPAQKITVSDPNADKLALFAERQVNISQDNVQAVQNAEVVVLAVKPQALAEVCQLLSAVDFSEKLVISIAAAISVQKLTALLPSAHHIIRVMPNTPALVSEGMAGLFAEHNVPADLKAFAQDLMSAVGQSCWVDQEDEMHLITAGSGSSPAYFFLFMEAMENALKALNLDAQTARMLVQQSALGAAKMVQQQPDVAISTLRENVTSKGGTTAAALNVFQQQQLSQTVQQAIEACVQRSQEMEKLF; this is encoded by the coding sequence ATGCAACAGAAATTAATTACTTTCATCGGCGGCGGAAATATGGCGCAAGCTATTGTGTTTGGTTTATTGAAACAAGGGTATCCTGCGCAAAAAATTACCGTTAGCGATCCGAATGCGGATAAATTGGCATTGTTTGCTGAGCGTCAAGTGAATATTTCGCAAGATAATGTGCAAGCGGTACAAAATGCCGAAGTGGTAGTGTTAGCGGTGAAACCACAAGCTCTTGCGGAAGTGTGCCAGCTTTTAAGTGCGGTGGATTTTTCTGAAAAATTAGTGATCTCTATTGCAGCGGCAATTTCTGTGCAAAAACTTACCGCACTTTTGCCTAGCGCGCACCATATTATCCGCGTAATGCCGAATACGCCAGCCTTGGTATCGGAAGGAATGGCAGGTTTATTTGCGGAACACAATGTTCCAGCCGATCTCAAAGCCTTCGCACAAGATTTAATGAGTGCCGTAGGGCAATCTTGTTGGGTTGATCAAGAAGATGAAATGCACTTGATTACCGCAGGTTCTGGCAGCAGCCCTGCGTATTTTTTCTTATTTATGGAAGCGATGGAAAACGCGCTGAAAGCGCTTAATTTAGATGCACAAACCGCACGAATGTTGGTGCAACAATCGGCGCTTGGGGCAGCCAAAATGGTGCAACAACAGCCTGATGTGGCCATTTCAACCTTGCGTGAAAATGTAACATCAAAAGGCGGCACAACAGCCGCGGCGCTTAATGTTTTCCAGCAACAACAATTATCCCAAACCGTACAGCAAGCCATTGAAGCCTGCGTGCAACGTTCACAAGAAATGGAAAAATTATTTTGA
- the grpE gene encoding nucleotide exchange factor GrpE, translating into MSEQEQQVEKNELDQEQTEQVEQAEKAQETAEQQENAENLEGDALEEAIARVQELEEQLAETAKKEQDILLRSRAEMDNIRRRAEQDVEKAHKFALEKFAKDLLETIDNLERALATPVSTEDESLKGVLDGVELTLKGLLATVARFGVEAVGEVGETFNPDLHQAISMQPSEGFESNQITAVLQKGYLLNGRVIRPAMVMVAA; encoded by the coding sequence ATGTCAGAACAAGAACAACAAGTGGAAAAAAACGAATTAGATCAAGAACAAACGGAACAAGTGGAACAAGCAGAGAAGGCACAAGAAACCGCTGAGCAGCAGGAAAACGCTGAAAATCTTGAAGGAGATGCTTTAGAAGAAGCGATTGCTCGCGTGCAAGAGCTTGAAGAACAGCTCGCTGAAACAGCAAAAAAAGAGCAAGACATTTTGTTACGCAGCCGTGCGGAAATGGATAATATCCGCCGCCGTGCTGAGCAAGATGTGGAAAAGGCGCATAAATTTGCCTTAGAAAAATTTGCTAAAGATCTGCTTGAAACCATTGATAACCTAGAGCGTGCGCTAGCAACCCCAGTTAGCACAGAAGATGAGAGTTTAAAAGGCGTGCTAGATGGTGTAGAATTAACTTTAAAAGGTTTATTGGCAACGGTTGCGCGTTTCGGTGTGGAAGCCGTGGGCGAAGTAGGGGAAACCTTCAACCCTGATTTACACCAGGCCATTTCAATGCAACCAAGTGAAGGGTTTGAAAGCAACCAAATCACTGCCGTATTACAAAAAGGCTATTTGCTAAACGGCAGAGTGATTCGCCCTGCAATGGTGATGGTGGCTGCGTAA
- a CDS encoding NAD(+) kinase — MSTTHLIDNKTLHNSFHTIGLVGRPRNDVNLQMHKNLFQWLSEKGYQVLVEKGVGERLNLPAQHLAGLDEIGTRAQLAIVIGGDGNMLGRARILAKYNIALIGINRGNLGFLTDIDPKNAYAQLEACLDRGEFFVEERFLLETAIEHEGQIIATSNAVNEAVIHPAKIAHMIDFHVYIDDKLAFSQRSDGLIISTPTGSTAYSLSAGGPILTPQLNAIALVPMFPHTLSSRPLVIDGESKISIRFADYNTPQLEVGCDSQVALPFTPDDVVHIYKSKHKLRLLHLKNYNYYNVLSTKLGWLRNSA; from the coding sequence ATGTCCACAACTCATTTAATCGACAACAAAACCTTGCATAATTCTTTCCATACCATTGGATTGGTAGGGCGTCCGCGCAATGATGTGAATTTGCAAATGCACAAAAATTTATTTCAATGGCTGTCCGAAAAAGGCTATCAAGTGCTAGTGGAAAAGGGGGTTGGTGAGCGTTTAAATTTGCCAGCACAACATCTTGCAGGGTTAGATGAAATTGGTACGCGCGCGCAATTAGCTATCGTGATTGGTGGTGATGGCAATATGCTTGGGCGAGCCAGAATCTTGGCGAAATACAATATTGCATTAATTGGTATTAACCGTGGCAATTTAGGTTTTCTCACAGATATTGATCCAAAAAATGCTTATGCTCAGCTGGAAGCCTGTTTAGATCGTGGTGAGTTTTTCGTGGAAGAACGCTTTCTTTTGGAAACTGCGATCGAACACGAAGGGCAAATTATTGCCACCAGCAATGCGGTAAATGAAGCGGTAATTCACCCTGCCAAAATTGCGCATATGATCGATTTCCACGTTTATATTGATGATAAACTGGCATTTTCACAGCGTTCTGACGGCTTGATTATTTCAACTCCAACAGGCTCAACGGCTTATTCCCTTTCGGCTGGCGGCCCTATACTTACCCCACAATTAAACGCCATTGCCCTTGTGCCAATGTTTCCGCACACCCTTTCTTCTCGCCCATTGGTTATTGACGGTGAAAGTAAGATTTCCATACGCTTTGCCGATTACAACACGCCGCAATTAGAAGTGGGTTGTGATAGCCAAGTTGCCCTGCCATTTACCCCTGATGATGTGGTGCATATTTATAAAAGCAAACATAAACTGCGTTTATTGCACTTAAAAAATTATAATTATTACAATGTGTTAAGTACAAAATTAGGTTGGTTGAGAAATTCTGCATAA
- the recN gene encoding DNA repair protein RecN has translation MLTQLTINNFAIVHHLDIELAQGMSVITGETGAGKSIAIDALGVCLGQRTESAMLREGQNHADICATFHIVPNSPADKWLKAQELQDEDNPENCILRRVISADGRSKGFINSIPVSASQLKELGQFLIQVNGQHSSQRLLKNDYQLTLLDRYCAHNDLLTKVQKHYRQWKDVQQQVANFQQKCAENEAKKQLLQYQVEELDEFNLQENEFSELEEEYNRLANSEELTALSQSVLNLLSENDELNADSLLYRAVQNLEELHALDPHYNDALTMLQEALIQVQEASSEIQHLSSNIEPDPYRLQEVESRMSQALQLARKHNVKAEELVVLHRSLRQELDQLVDFADSEDALIEQEKQAYAQLLENAQALSASRQKGAEKLSAQVSKGIKQLAMENAEFSIRVEQAENKLTAHGMDQVQFILQANLGQSAQPLAKVASGGELSRIALVLQVLTSDKSAIPTLIFDEIDVGISGATASVVGKLLRKLGQKCQVICVTHLPQVACCGHQHFSVEKQTIDGKTETKMTALSQQQRVKALARLLGSTKVTESALANAEEMLRLIA, from the coding sequence ATGCTTACTCAACTTACGATTAATAATTTTGCCATTGTTCATCATCTTGATATTGAATTAGCACAGGGAATGTCCGTCATCACGGGTGAAACGGGTGCGGGAAAATCCATTGCCATTGACGCTCTTGGCGTGTGTTTAGGGCAACGTACCGAAAGTGCGATGCTGCGTGAGGGGCAAAACCATGCGGATATTTGTGCCACATTCCACATTGTGCCAAACAGCCCTGCGGATAAATGGCTCAAAGCCCAAGAATTGCAAGATGAAGATAATCCAGAAAACTGTATTTTACGCCGTGTGATAAGCGCAGATGGGCGCTCCAAAGGCTTTATTAATAGTATTCCCGTTTCTGCCAGCCAGCTTAAAGAGCTGGGCCAGTTTTTAATCCAAGTGAACGGACAACATTCCTCACAACGTCTGCTAAAAAATGACTATCAACTCACTTTATTAGATCGCTATTGCGCTCATAATGATCTCCTTACCAAAGTGCAAAAGCACTATCGCCAATGGAAAGATGTGCAACAACAAGTGGCAAACTTCCAACAAAAATGCGCAGAAAATGAAGCAAAAAAACAACTTTTGCAATATCAGGTAGAAGAACTTGATGAATTCAATTTACAAGAAAATGAATTTTCTGAATTAGAAGAAGAATACAACCGCCTTGCCAACAGTGAAGAGCTTACCGCCCTTTCTCAATCCGTATTGAATTTATTAAGTGAAAATGATGAACTAAACGCTGATAGCCTGCTCTATCGTGCGGTGCAAAATTTAGAAGAATTGCACGCACTTGATCCACACTACAATGATGCACTCACAATGTTGCAAGAAGCGCTGATTCAAGTGCAAGAAGCCAGCTCTGAGATCCAACATCTATCTAGCAATATTGAACCTGATCCTTATCGCTTACAAGAAGTAGAAAGCAGAATGAGCCAAGCTCTTCAACTTGCGCGTAAACACAATGTAAAAGCCGAAGAATTGGTTGTGTTACATCGCTCCTTAAGACAAGAACTTGATCAGCTGGTAGATTTTGCGGATAGTGAAGATGCGCTCATTGAACAGGAAAAACAAGCTTACGCACAGCTGTTAGAAAATGCGCAAGCTTTGAGTGCAAGCCGTCAAAAAGGGGCAGAAAAGCTCTCCGCGCAAGTTAGCAAAGGGATTAAACAACTAGCAATGGAAAATGCTGAATTTTCTATTCGTGTGGAACAAGCGGAAAATAAACTGACCGCTCACGGAATGGATCAGGTGCAATTTATTCTACAAGCGAACCTTGGACAATCTGCTCAGCCTTTGGCAAAAGTGGCATCGGGTGGGGAGCTTTCTCGTATCGCTTTAGTGTTACAGGTGCTGACCTCTGATAAATCCGCCATTCCAACGCTTATTTTTGATGAAATTGATGTAGGAATCAGCGGAGCTACCGCAAGTGTGGTAGGGAAATTATTACGCAAGTTAGGGCAAAAATGCCAAGTTATCTGCGTTACCCATTTACCACAAGTGGCCTGCTGTGGTCATCAGCATTTTTCTGTAGAAAAACAAACCATTGACGGAAAAACTGAAACAAAAATGACCGCACTTTCTCAGCAACAGCGTGTGAAAGCCTTAGCCAGATTGCTTGGCTCAACTAAAGTTACCGAAAGCGCCTTAGCCAATGCGGAAGAAATGCTGCGTTTGATTGCATAG
- a CDS encoding serine dehydratase subunit alpha family protein, with translation MNFQADTEQALLDIVKQEVVPALGCTEPISLALAAATARQYLNAMPERIEAKVSPNLMKNGMGVTVPGTGTLGLTMAAAIGAIGGDPNAGLEVLKNITPEQTEQAKQMIKEDRVSVSIFETEHILYSEATLFHQQDKVCVRIAAHHTNVIYIAKNDQVIFTKPCAVESENLYEIFTALSAKAIFDFSTQVDLAKIKFINEAERLNSALSQEGLRQDYGLHIGRTLQKQIATGLLGDDLMNRIIIETTAASDARMGGANLPAMSNSGSGNQGIAATMPVVVVAKHINATDEQLTRALFLSHLMAIYIHSKLPKLSALCAATTAAMGSCAGIAWLLTGKFETVSMAISSMIGDISGIICDGAANSCAMKVSTSVTSSYKAVLMALDNMQVTGNEGIVEHCIDRSINNLCNIASRSMQYTDRQVIEIMVSKPKGE, from the coding sequence ATGAATTTTCAAGCAGATACCGAACAAGCCCTATTGGATATTGTAAAACAAGAAGTTGTGCCAGCCTTAGGCTGCACCGAACCCATTTCCCTTGCTTTAGCGGCGGCAACCGCACGGCAATATTTAAACGCAATGCCCGAACGTATTGAAGCAAAAGTTTCGCCGAATTTAATGAAAAATGGAATGGGCGTAACCGTACCGGGGACGGGAACTTTAGGGCTGACAATGGCAGCGGCCATCGGGGCGATTGGTGGCGATCCGAATGCTGGATTGGAAGTGCTGAAAAACATCACACCAGAACAAACCGAGCAAGCAAAACAAATGATCAAGGAAGATAGAGTTTCCGTTTCAATTTTTGAAACGGAGCATATTTTGTATTCTGAAGCTACGCTTTTTCATCAGCAGGACAAAGTGTGCGTGCGCATTGCGGCACATCATACCAATGTGATTTATATTGCCAAAAATGATCAGGTGATTTTCACCAAACCTTGCGCGGTAGAAAGTGAGAATTTGTATGAAATTTTCACCGCACTTTCAGCGAAAGCGATTTTTGATTTTTCCACCCAAGTGGATCTGGCCAAGATCAAATTTATTAATGAAGCTGAAAGGCTAAATTCAGCCCTTTCACAAGAGGGCTTACGACAAGATTATGGCTTGCACATTGGGCGCACATTGCAAAAACAAATTGCCACAGGATTGCTCGGTGATGATTTAATGAACCGCATTATTATCGAAACCACCGCAGCCTCTGATGCCAGAATGGGGGGCGCAAATCTGCCTGCAATGAGTAATTCTGGCTCTGGTAATCAGGGGATTGCAGCGACAATGCCTGTTGTGGTGGTCGCAAAACATATTAACGCTACTGATGAACAACTCACCCGTGCGTTATTTCTTTCGCACTTAATGGCGATTTATATCCATAGCAAACTGCCAAAACTTTCCGCATTATGTGCGGCGACCACCGCAGCAATGGGTAGTTGTGCGGGCATTGCTTGGTTGCTTACGGGCAAATTTGAAACTGTAAGTATGGCAATCAGCAGTATGATTGGCGATATTAGCGGCATTATTTGTGATGGCGCAGCAAATAGCTGTGCAATGAAAGTATCCACCAGTGTAACCTCAAGCTATAAAGCGGTACTAATGGCATTGGATAATATGCAAGTTACCGGCAACGAGGGCATTGTAGAACATTGCATCGATCGTTCAATTAATAACCTTTGCAACATTGCTTCACGCAGTATGCAATACACCGATCGCCAAGTCATTGAGATTATGGTGAGTAAACCAAAGGGGGAATAA
- a CDS encoding pyridoxal phosphate-dependent aminotransferase, with the protein MRCENMSAFIVMDIVREAAKYPNAIHFEIGQPDLPPSPKVKQALQQAIEDNQFSYTESLGLPALREKIREFYHRTYQVDVAPHRIILTPGTSGAFLVAYALTLNQGDKLGLTDPAYPCYKNFAYMMDIQPEFIPVDKQDCYQLAPQQLENRQIKALQISSPANPTGNIYTPERLQALNEYCIANQIAFISDELYHGLVYDEQAATALQFNPSAYVINGFSKYFCMPGMRLGWIIVPEEKAREAEIVAQNIFISAPTLSQYGALAAFDYDYLDEIKGIFQERRDFLYNELKALFKIEFKPQGAFYLWADVSDYTQDSYEFAKKMLAEIQVAATPGIDFGENGTKHYLRFAYTREIAHLREGIERMKKWLAEQK; encoded by the coding sequence ATGCGTTGTGAAAATATGTCGGCATTTATTGTGATGGATATTGTGCGTGAAGCGGCGAAATACCCTAATGCCATTCATTTTGAAATTGGTCAACCTGATTTACCGCCATCACCGAAAGTCAAACAAGCCTTGCAACAAGCCATTGAAGACAATCAATTTAGTTATACGGAAAGCCTTGGCTTGCCCGCATTGCGTGAAAAAATTCGTGAATTTTACCACCGCACTTATCAAGTGGACGTTGCGCCGCATCGCATTATTCTTACCCCTGGTACAAGTGGCGCATTTCTTGTCGCCTATGCCTTAACGCTTAACCAAGGGGATAAACTGGGGCTGACAGATCCGGCTTATCCGTGCTATAAAAATTTCGCTTATATGATGGATATTCAGCCTGAATTTATTCCTGTCGATAAGCAAGATTGTTATCAGCTTGCACCACAACAACTTGAAAATCGCCAAATTAAAGCTTTGCAAATTTCTTCCCCCGCCAATCCAACGGGCAATATTTATACGCCTGAACGTCTGCAAGCGCTGAATGAATATTGCATTGCTAATCAAATTGCTTTTATTTCTGATGAGCTTTATCACGGCTTGGTTTATGATGAGCAAGCTGCAACCGCCTTGCAATTTAATCCGAGTGCCTATGTGATTAACGGGTTTTCTAAGTATTTTTGTATGCCGGGAATGCGTTTAGGCTGGATTATCGTGCCAGAAGAAAAGGCAAGAGAAGCGGAAATTGTGGCGCAAAACATTTTTATTTCTGCGCCCACATTGAGCCAATACGGGGCGCTGGCGGCCTTTGATTATGATTATCTTGATGAAATTAAAGGCATTTTCCAAGAACGGCGAGATTTTCTGTATAACGAATTAAAAGCCTTATTCAAGATCGAGTTTAAACCACAAGGGGCATTTTATCTTTGGGCAGATGTGTCTGATTACACGCAAGATAGCTATGAATTTGCGAAAAAAATGCTGGCTGAAATTCAAGTAGCAGCCACCCCAGGGATCGATTTTGGGGAAAATGGCACCAAGCATTATCTCCGCTTTGCCTACACCAGAGAGATTGCCCATTTACGCGAAGGCATAGAGCGAATGAAAAAATGGCTCGCTGAACAGAAATAA
- a CDS encoding YgiW/YdeI family stress tolerance OB fold protein, whose amino-acid sequence MKKLSLATILLLSTASLVVSAENLPAANEQAAAVEQKAQIVPDAEKAEKAQKKHHHKHKKEHKKRGGFVDPTNPQPQTKDKKSFANNLPVSQISEQAAWKDDQRIVLQGNIVKQLSKDDFLFRDKSGEIEVEIEPHAWRGKTITPNDEVKILAEVEKSDKKLELEVQRVAKVAKSH is encoded by the coding sequence ATGAAAAAACTTAGTTTAGCAACAATTTTACTATTATCAACTGCTAGCCTTGTGGTTAGCGCAGAGAATTTACCAGCAGCTAATGAACAAGCTGCAGCAGTGGAACAAAAAGCGCAAATCGTACCAGATGCGGAAAAAGCAGAAAAAGCGCAGAAAAAGCATCATCATAAACATAAAAAAGAGCACAAAAAACGCGGTGGATTTGTTGATCCAACTAATCCACAACCGCAAACCAAGGATAAAAAATCCTTTGCGAATAATTTACCTGTAAGCCAAATTAGCGAGCAAGCTGCTTGGAAAGATGATCAACGCATTGTTTTACAAGGAAATATTGTTAAACAATTAAGCAAAGATGATTTCTTATTCCGTGATAAGAGCGGTGAAATTGAAGTGGAAATTGAGCCGCATGCGTGGCGTGGCAAAACGATCACGCCAAATGATGAAGTGAAAATTCTTGCGGAAGTGGAAAAATCCGACAAAAAATTAGAATTGGAAGTTCAACGCGTTGCAAAAGTGGCAAAAAGCCATTAA
- the tenA gene encoding thiaminase II: MLTVENLIAQSQPYWDNYIQHSFVQQLAAGRLPRQCFQHYLQQDYLYLFQYSRALSLGIFKADNFAEIHTAHQANDVLLKEIQLHIAFCQEWGISEQDLQKVPESTACVAYTRYVLDCGIKGGLAELYTALAPCMLGYAAIGKMLGSQAPTPNNPYQKWIDTYAAPDFQQAAAEFSAMLNGLFENVAAKQQQQLQHIFTTATRMEINFWQMGLDLS, encoded by the coding sequence ATGCTTACCGTAGAAAACCTGATCGCCCAAAGCCAGCCTTATTGGGATAATTATATCCAACATTCCTTTGTGCAGCAGCTCGCCGCAGGTCGTCTGCCACGCCAATGCTTTCAACATTATTTACAGCAAGATTATCTCTATCTTTTTCAATACAGCCGTGCGTTATCACTAGGTATTTTCAAAGCGGATAATTTTGCTGAAATTCACACTGCTCACCAAGCCAATGACGTGTTGCTGAAAGAAATTCAATTGCACATCGCATTCTGTCAAGAATGGGGCATTTCCGAGCAAGATCTGCAAAAAGTGCCTGAGTCCACCGCTTGTGTGGCCTACACGCGTTATGTACTGGATTGTGGCATCAAAGGCGGACTTGCGGAACTTTATACTGCCCTTGCGCCTTGTATGTTGGGCTATGCAGCAATCGGCAAAATGCTCGGCAGCCAAGCGCCAACGCCGAATAATCCTTATCAGAAATGGATCGATACTTACGCCGCACCAGATTTTCAACAAGCTGCGGCGGAGTTTAGCGCAATGCTCAACGGATTATTTGAAAATGTTGCAGCAAAACAACAGCAACAATTACAACATATTTTCACCACGGCGACACGAATGGAAATTAACTTCTGGCAAATGGGGCTGGATTTAAGCTAA
- a CDS encoding response regulator — protein sequence MRILLIEDDPLIGDGLNIGLGKSGFSVDWFQDGESGMQALASAPYDAVVLDLTLPKKDGLQVLQQWRKANQDVPVLILTARDSLEQRIEGLQLGADDYLGKPFALGEVVARLQALIRRRYGQAQSLLTHGAVSLDLGQHKAFLRNQEVSLTGTEYKLLELFMHNKERVLSRGFIEEKLYTWNDEVSSNALEVHIYNLRQKLGKPFIRTIHGVGYALGTIEE from the coding sequence ATGCGAATTTTATTAATTGAAGACGATCCTTTAATCGGTGATGGGCTTAACATTGGGCTAGGCAAATCAGGTTTCAGTGTCGATTGGTTTCAAGACGGCGAAAGCGGTATGCAAGCCTTGGCTTCCGCCCCTTATGATGCCGTGGTGCTCGATCTCACCTTGCCGAAAAAAGATGGCTTGCAGGTGTTGCAACAATGGCGCAAAGCCAATCAAGATGTACCTGTACTTATTTTAACCGCACGAGATAGCTTAGAACAACGTATTGAAGGTTTGCAGCTCGGTGCGGACGATTATCTCGGCAAGCCCTTTGCTCTGGGCGAAGTGGTTGCCCGCTTACAAGCGCTCATTCGCCGCCGTTATGGCCAAGCGCAATCGCTGCTCACCCACGGTGCGGTGAGCCTTGATCTGGGGCAGCACAAAGCCTTTTTGCGTAATCAAGAAGTTTCCCTCACGGGGACGGAATACAAGCTACTTGAGCTATTTATGCACAACAAAGAGCGGGTGCTTTCTCGCGGATTTATTGAAGAAAAGCTCTATACTTGGAATGATGAAGTGAGTAGCAATGCGTTGGAAGTGCATATTTACAATTTACGCCAAAAACTCGGCAAACCGTTTATTCGCACGATACACGGCGTAGGCTATGCCCTTGGCACAATCGAGGAATAA